One genomic segment of Bacteroides caccae includes these proteins:
- a CDS encoding cytochrome ubiquinol oxidase subunit I, which yields MIESIDTSLIDWSRAQFAMTAMYHWIFVPLTLGLAVVMGIMETLYYKTGNEFWKRTAKFWMKLFGINFAIGVATGLILEFEFGTNWSNYSWFVGDIFGAPLAIEGILAFFMEATFIAVMFFGWEKVSKRFHLASTWLTGLGATISAWWILVANAWMQHPVGMEFNPDTVRNEMVDFWAVATSPVAVNKFFHTVLSGWVLGGVFVVGIGCWYLLKKRNREFALASIKIGAIFGLVASLLSVWTGDGSGYQIAQTQPMKLAAVEGLYEGGTNVGLVGIGMLNPEKKTYNDGKEPFLFRIEIPSMLSFLAERDANAYVPGITNIIEGGYQQKDGTIALSAAEKIERGKTAIGALAAYRAAKSAGNEEDAQVAYKVLQENIPYFGYGYIKDVNQLVPNVPLNFYAFRVMVILGGYFILFFIVVLFFIYKKDLSKMRWMHWVALLTIPLAYIAGQAGWVVAECGRQPWAIRDLLPTSAAISKLDVGSVQTTFFIFLFLFTVMLIAEIGIMIRAIKKGPEV from the coding sequence ATGATTGAAAGTATTGACACCTCGCTGATCGATTGGTCGAGAGCCCAATTTGCGATGACAGCTATGTACCACTGGATTTTTGTTCCCCTTACGCTCGGACTGGCGGTGGTAATGGGAATAATGGAGACGCTGTATTATAAAACAGGCAATGAATTCTGGAAACGGACAGCCAAATTCTGGATGAAACTTTTCGGTATTAACTTTGCCATTGGTGTGGCAACCGGTTTGATTTTGGAATTTGAATTTGGTACGAATTGGAGTAATTATTCGTGGTTCGTAGGCGATATCTTCGGTGCGCCGTTGGCTATTGAAGGGATTTTGGCCTTCTTCATGGAAGCTACGTTTATAGCGGTGATGTTCTTCGGCTGGGAGAAAGTGAGCAAGCGTTTTCATTTGGCTTCTACCTGGCTGACAGGTCTGGGAGCTACAATTTCCGCCTGGTGGATTCTTGTTGCCAATGCTTGGATGCAACATCCGGTGGGCATGGAGTTCAATCCTGATACGGTTCGTAATGAAATGGTGGACTTTTGGGCGGTGGCTACTTCGCCTGTGGCCGTCAATAAATTCTTTCATACGGTGTTGTCCGGCTGGGTGCTGGGTGGCGTGTTTGTAGTAGGCATTGGTTGCTGGTATTTGTTGAAGAAGCGCAATCGTGAGTTTGCACTTGCCAGCATAAAGATTGGTGCTATCTTCGGATTGGTGGCATCACTGCTTTCCGTTTGGACAGGAGACGGCTCCGGTTATCAGATTGCGCAGACGCAGCCGATGAAACTTGCCGCTGTGGAAGGATTGTATGAGGGTGGTACGAATGTGGGTTTGGTGGGAATCGGCATGCTGAATCCCGAAAAGAAGACTTATAATGACGGAAAAGAACCTTTCCTGTTCCGTATTGAGATACCGAGTATGCTTTCTTTCCTTGCCGAGCGTGACGCCAATGCTTATGTTCCGGGAATTACGAATATTATCGAAGGTGGCTATCAACAGAAAGACGGTACGATTGCTCTTTCGGCTGCCGAAAAGATTGAACGGGGTAAAACGGCTATCGGTGCGCTGGCTGCTTACCGTGCTGCGAAGAGTGCCGGGAACGAGGAGGATGCGCAAGTGGCATACAAAGTGTTGCAGGAGAATATTCCTTATTTCGGATACGGATATATTAAGGATGTGAATCAGTTGGTTCCGAATGTTCCTCTGAACTTTTATGCCTTCCGTGTCATGGTGATTCTGGGTGGATATTTCATTCTGTTCTTTATTGTTGTACTGTTCTTTATCTATAAAAAGGATTTAAGCAAAATGCGCTGGATGCATTGGGTGGCTTTACTGACGATTCCTCTGGCTTACATTGCCGGACAAGCCGGTTGGGTGGTTGCCGAATGTGGCCGTCAACCGTGGGCTATCCGGGATCTGCTTCCTACATCGGCGGCTATCTCCAAGTTGGATGTCGGCTCTGTTCAGACTACTTTCTTTATCTTCCTGTTTTTATTTACCGTAATGCTGATTGCGGAAATAGGAATCATGATAAGGGCTATCAAGAAGGGGCCGGAGGTTTAA
- a CDS encoding efflux RND transporter periplasmic adaptor subunit — protein MKTKKIILIAVAVVVVVGAGIWFFAGSPAKHKVTYATTTVSKGDISNSVTATGTIEPVTEVEVGTQVSGIIDKIYVDYNSVVTKGQLIAEMDRVTLQSELASQKATYDGAKAEYEYQEKNFQRSKGLHEKSLISDTDYEQALYNYQKAKSNYDSSKASLAKAERNLSYATITSPIDGVVISRDVEAGQTVASGFETPTLFTIAADLTKMQVVADVDEADIGGIEEGQRASFTVDAYPNDTFEGVVTQIRLGDASSTSSTSSSTSTVVTYEVVISAHNPDLKLKPRLTANITIYILDKKDVLSVPNKALRFTPEEPLIGKNDIVKDCESEHKVWTREGTTFTAHPVEIGITNGISTEIISGVAEGTRVVTEATIGGMPGESMEAPTGQEGGERSPFMPGPPGSKKKK, from the coding sequence ATGAAAACGAAAAAGATTATTCTAATCGCTGTGGCAGTCGTTGTGGTTGTGGGAGCAGGAATCTGGTTCTTTGCAGGTTCACCCGCCAAACACAAGGTTACGTATGCCACCACTACTGTCAGCAAAGGCGATATTTCAAATTCGGTGACTGCTACCGGAACGATCGAACCGGTAACGGAAGTAGAAGTCGGTACACAGGTATCCGGTATCATCGACAAAATCTATGTGGACTATAACTCGGTAGTAACCAAAGGACAGTTGATAGCCGAAATGGACCGCGTCACCCTGCAAAGCGAACTGGCTTCACAGAAAGCAACCTATGACGGTGCGAAAGCCGAATACGAATATCAGGAAAAGAACTTCCAACGCAGCAAAGGTCTGCACGAGAAATCATTAATCAGTGATACGGACTACGAACAGGCCCTCTATAACTACCAGAAAGCCAAAAGTAACTACGACAGCAGCAAAGCCTCTCTGGCAAAAGCAGAGCGTAACCTGTCCTACGCCACGATTACCTCACCGATTGACGGTGTAGTTATCAGCCGTGATGTGGAAGCCGGACAGACTGTTGCTTCCGGATTCGAAACTCCGACCTTGTTCACCATTGCTGCGGACTTGACAAAGATGCAGGTAGTGGCCGACGTGGACGAAGCTGATATAGGCGGTATCGAAGAAGGTCAACGTGCCAGCTTCACGGTAGACGCTTATCCGAACGACACATTCGAAGGAGTAGTGACACAGATTCGCCTGGGAGATGCGAGCAGTACCAGCAGTACAAGTTCCAGCACCAGCACGGTGGTTACTTATGAGGTGGTAATCTCCGCCCATAATCCGGATCTGAAACTGAAACCACGTCTGACTGCCAATATCACAATCTATATTCTCGACAAGAAAGATGTACTGTCTGTTCCTAACAAGGCTTTGCGCTTTACACCGGAAGAACCTCTGATCGGTAAAAACGATATTGTGAAGGATTGCGAAAGCGAACATAAAGTCTGGACACGCGAAGGCACCACATTCACTGCTCATCCGGTAGAAATAGGAATTACAAACGGAATCTCCACAGAGATCATCAGCGGTGTCGCCGAAGGAACAAGAGTAGTGACAGAAGCTACCATAGGTGGCATGCCGGGCGAAAGCATGGAAGCCCCGACAGGTCAGGAAGGCGGAGAAAGAAGTCCGTTCATGCCGGGCCCTCCGGGAAGCAAAAAGAAAAAATGA
- the zwf gene encoding glucose-6-phosphate dehydrogenase → MDKFAMIIFGASGDLTKRKLMPALYSLYRDKRLTGDFSILGIGRTIYSDENYRSYILEELQQFVKADEQDTILMSSFVSHLYYLPLDPAKEEGYPLLRQRLVELTNEVDPDNLLFYLATPPSLYGVVPLHLKAAGLNTPHSRIIVEKPFGYDLESARELNRIYASVFNEHQIYRIDHFLGKETAQNVLAFRFANGIFEPLWNRNYIDYVEITAVENLGIEQRGGFYETAGALRDMVQNHLIQLVALTAMEPPAVFNADNFRNEVVKVYESLTPLTEEDLNEHIVRGQYTASGNKKGYREEKGVDSESRTETYIAMKLGISNWRWSGVPFYIRTGKQMPTKVTEIVVHFRETPHQMFRCSGGNCPRANKLILRLQPNEGIVLKIGMKVPGAGFEVRQVTMDFSYAQLGGVPSGDAYARLIDDCIQGDPTLFTRSDAVEASWKFFDPVLRYWKENPDAPLYGYPAGTWGPLESEAMMHDHGADWTNPCKNLTNTDQYCEL, encoded by the coding sequence ATGGATAAATTTGCAATGATTATTTTCGGTGCGTCGGGTGACCTGACCAAGCGTAAACTGATGCCTGCACTCTACTCCTTATACCGCGACAAGCGGCTTACAGGAGATTTCTCTATACTCGGCATCGGGCGTACGATATACTCCGACGAGAACTATCGTTCTTATATATTGGAAGAACTGCAACAATTCGTCAAGGCAGACGAACAGGATACTATTCTTATGTCTTCTTTTGTCTCTCACCTATATTACTTGCCGCTGGACCCTGCAAAGGAAGAAGGTTACCCCTTACTCCGCCAACGTCTGGTGGAATTAACTAACGAGGTAGATCCGGATAATTTGTTGTTTTACCTTGCCACTCCGCCTTCGCTTTACGGTGTAGTTCCTCTGCATCTGAAGGCTGCCGGACTAAATACTCCTCATTCGCGTATCATCGTCGAGAAACCTTTCGGTTACGATCTCGAATCGGCACGTGAGTTGAACCGTATCTATGCTTCTGTCTTCAACGAGCACCAGATTTACCGTATCGACCATTTTCTTGGCAAGGAAACTGCACAAAACGTGCTTGCGTTCCGTTTTGCCAACGGTATCTTCGAACCTCTCTGGAATCGTAACTATATCGACTACGTAGAAATTACAGCTGTCGAGAACCTCGGTATCGAGCAACGCGGCGGGTTCTACGAAACGGCGGGTGCCTTGCGCGACATGGTACAGAATCATCTTATCCAGCTTGTAGCTCTTACAGCTATGGAACCACCTGCTGTCTTTAATGCGGACAATTTCCGGAATGAAGTGGTGAAAGTCTACGAGTCTCTCACGCCGCTTACTGAAGAAGATTTGAACGAGCACATCGTTCGTGGACAATATACGGCTTCCGGTAACAAGAAAGGTTATCGTGAAGAAAAGGGAGTAGATTCCGAATCACGTACGGAAACTTACATTGCCATGAAGCTGGGTATCAGTAACTGGCGTTGGAGCGGTGTCCCGTTCTACATTCGTACCGGCAAGCAAATGCCGACGAAGGTGACGGAAATCGTCGTTCATTTCCGTGAAACACCTCATCAAATGTTTCGCTGCTCCGGCGGTAACTGTCCGCGAGCTAATAAATTGATTCTTCGTTTGCAACCCAACGAAGGAATAGTGCTTAAGATTGGAATGAAAGTGCCCGGTGCAGGTTTCGAAGTCCGTCAGGTGACAATGGATTTCAGTTATGCACAGTTAGGCGGAGTGCCGAGCGGCGACGCTTACGCACGCCTGATAGACGACTGTATTCAGGGCGACCCGACCTTATTTACTCGCAGCGATGCAGTAGAAGCCTCATGGAAATTCTTTGACCCGGTTCTCCGCTATTGGAAAGAAAACCCTGACGCACCTTTGTACGGCTATCCGGCAGGCACGTGGGGACCTCTAGAAAGTGAAGCAATGATGCACGATCATGGGGCCGACTGGACGAATCCTTGTAAGAATTTGACGAACACAGATCAATATTGTGAATTATGA
- a CDS encoding sensor histidine kinase — MKQTFTSARRPLEILIHIIGWGIMFGFPFFFVERGNGNINWWAYVRHAAVPLSFMIVFYANYFLLVPRYLFQNQAKRYVVYNIILLCAIGVLLHLWQSLTFDPSFAPKPKRAGMPPGWLFFLRDMLSLVFTIGLSAAIRMSARWTQNEAARKEAEKSRAEAELKNLRNQLNPHFLLNTLNNIYALIAFDSDKAQQAVQELSKLLRYVLYDNQQTYVPLCKEVDFIRNYIELMRIRLSSNVKMTTQFDIQPDSQTLIAPLIFISLIENAFKHGISPTETSFISIRISESNKEVICEIRNSNHPKTMEDKSGSGVGLEQVSRRLEILYPGDYTWSKGISKEGEVYESRLSIRI, encoded by the coding sequence ATGAAACAAACCTTTACATCCGCACGTCGTCCCCTGGAGATACTGATACACATTATCGGCTGGGGGATTATGTTCGGTTTCCCGTTCTTTTTCGTCGAACGTGGGAACGGAAACATCAACTGGTGGGCTTACGTACGCCATGCCGCCGTACCACTTTCTTTTATGATCGTGTTCTACGCCAATTATTTCCTGTTGGTTCCCCGCTACCTTTTTCAGAATCAGGCTAAGAGATATGTTGTTTACAACATCATCCTATTATGTGCCATTGGAGTTTTACTTCATCTCTGGCAGAGCCTGACATTCGACCCGTCATTTGCTCCAAAACCCAAACGGGCGGGTATGCCTCCGGGCTGGCTGTTTTTCCTTAGAGATATGCTGAGCCTTGTCTTTACTATCGGGCTAAGTGCCGCTATCCGCATGAGTGCCCGTTGGACACAGAACGAAGCTGCCCGTAAGGAAGCAGAAAAAAGCCGTGCGGAAGCCGAACTGAAAAATCTGCGCAATCAGCTGAATCCGCACTTCCTGCTGAACACCCTGAACAATATTTATGCACTGATTGCGTTCGACTCGGACAAGGCACAACAGGCGGTACAGGAATTGAGTAAATTACTCCGTTATGTTCTGTACGACAATCAGCAGACGTATGTCCCTCTCTGTAAGGAAGTGGACTTCATCCGCAATTACATTGAACTGATGCGTATCCGATTATCGTCGAACGTAAAAATGACTACTCAATTCGATATCCAGCCGGACAGCCAGACACTTATTGCCCCACTTATCTTCATTTCCTTGATTGAGAACGCTTTCAAACATGGCATCTCCCCCACCGAAACGAGTTTCATCAGCATTCGTATCTCGGAAAGCAACAAAGAGGTAATTTGTGAGATCCGTAACAGTAATCATCCTAAGACAATGGAGGACAAGAGTGGTTCAGGCGTGGGATTGGAACAAGTCAGCCGACGGCTGGAGATACTTTATCCAGGGGATTACACCTGGTCGAAAGGCATTTCGAAGGAGGGAGAAGTGTACGAATCTCGACTGAGTATCAGGATTTGA
- a CDS encoding ABC transporter ATP-binding protein: protein MKKVIELQNIKRDFQVGEETVHALRGVSFTINEGEFVTIMGTSGSGKSTLLNTLGCLDTPTSGEYLLDGISVRTMSKPQRAVLRNRKIGFVFQSYNLLPKTTAVENVELPLMYNSAVSASERRRRAIESLQAVGLGDRLEHKSNQMSGGQMQRVAIARALVNNPAVILADEATGNLDTRTSFEILVLFQKLHAEGRTIIFVTHNPEIAQYSSRNIRLRDGHITEDTVNTKILSAAEALAALPKNEED, encoded by the coding sequence ATGAAAAAAGTAATTGAACTTCAAAATATCAAACGTGACTTTCAGGTAGGAGAAGAAACCGTCCATGCGTTACGAGGCGTTTCTTTCACTATCAACGAAGGAGAGTTTGTTACTATCATGGGAACTTCCGGTTCGGGAAAATCCACGCTGCTCAACACATTGGGCTGTCTGGATACCCCAACCAGCGGAGAGTATCTGCTCGACGGAATCTCCGTCCGCACAATGAGCAAACCTCAACGGGCGGTACTCAGAAACCGGAAAATCGGTTTTGTGTTCCAGAGCTACAACCTCCTCCCCAAAACAACGGCAGTAGAAAACGTGGAGTTGCCGCTGATGTACAACTCCGCCGTCAGTGCCTCCGAACGTCGCCGCCGTGCTATCGAGTCTCTACAAGCGGTGGGACTGGGCGACCGTCTCGAACATAAGTCGAACCAAATGTCCGGCGGACAGATGCAACGTGTTGCCATCGCCCGCGCACTGGTGAACAATCCTGCCGTTATCCTTGCCGACGAAGCCACCGGAAATCTCGACACCCGTACCTCTTTTGAGATACTTGTCCTATTTCAGAAACTTCACGCGGAAGGACGTACAATTATATTCGTAACGCATAATCCCGAAATCGCACAATACAGTAGCCGGAATATACGGTTGCGCGACGGTCATATAACGGAAGATACGGTCAATACGAAGATTCTGTCTGCCGCCGAAGCGCTGGCTGCATTGCCGAAAAATGAGGAAGACTAA
- a CDS encoding LytR/AlgR family response regulator transcription factor, which translates to MMLRCAIVDDEPLALGLLESYVNKTPFLQLAGKYSSAVQAMKELPDEEVDLLFLDIQMPELNGLEFSKMVDSRTRIVFTTAFGQYAIDGYRVNALDYLLKPISYVDFLQAANKALQWFELVQKPEEIDSIFVKSDYKLVQVDLKKIMYIEGLKDYIKIYTEDAPKPILSLMSMKAMEELLPSSRFIRVHRSFIVQKDKIRVIDRGRIVFDKTYIPISDSYKQVFQTFLDERS; encoded by the coding sequence ATGATGTTACGTTGTGCAATCGTTGATGATGAGCCTCTGGCTCTCGGTCTGTTGGAGAGTTACGTGAACAAGACTCCGTTTCTGCAACTAGCCGGGAAATATTCCAGTGCGGTTCAGGCCATGAAAGAGTTGCCGGATGAGGAAGTCGATCTTCTTTTCCTGGATATTCAAATGCCGGAGCTTAACGGACTGGAGTTTTCTAAAATGGTGGATTCTCGTACCCGTATTGTGTTTACCACCGCCTTCGGTCAGTATGCCATTGACGGCTACCGTGTCAATGCGCTCGATTATCTGCTGAAACCTATTTCGTATGTCGATTTCCTGCAAGCTGCCAATAAGGCACTTCAATGGTTCGAACTGGTTCAGAAACCGGAAGAAATAGACAGCATTTTTGTAAAAAGTGACTACAAACTGGTACAAGTAGACTTGAAGAAAATTATGTATATCGAAGGACTGAAAGATTATATTAAAATTTATACAGAAGACGCTCCCAAACCTATTCTTTCATTGATGAGTATGAAAGCTATGGAAGAACTTCTGCCGTCCAGCCGCTTTATACGTGTACACCGTTCGTTCATTGTACAAAAAGACAAAATACGTGTGATTGACCGTGGCCGTATTGTATTCGACAAGACCTATATCCCTATCAGCGACAGCTACAAGCAGGTCTTCCAAACTTTCCTCGACGAGAGGAGCTAA
- the pgl gene encoding 6-phosphogluconolactonase yields the protein MKLAVFPSSIETSRALILRLVELMNEEPDRIFNIAVSGGNTPALMFDLWANEYLDITPWNRMKIYWVDERCVPPEDSDSNYGMMRNLLLGIAPIPYENVFRIRGEAKPVKEAVRYSELVKQQLPYRLGWPEFDIVLLGAGDDGHTSSIFPGQENLLTSTSSYVVSIHPCNGQKRIAMTGYPILNARHVIFLITGKNKADVVEEICNSGDTGPAAYIAHHAQNVELFIDKGAASYIGDASKEIH from the coding sequence ATGAAATTAGCAGTTTTTCCCTCGTCGATTGAAACCTCACGCGCGTTGATACTTCGTCTGGTGGAACTCATGAATGAGGAGCCGGACAGAATATTCAACATCGCAGTCAGTGGAGGTAATACCCCCGCTTTGATGTTCGATTTATGGGCGAATGAATATCTGGATATCACTCCTTGGAACCGTATGAAAATCTATTGGGTGGACGAACGTTGTGTGCCTCCCGAAGACTCTGACAGTAATTATGGAATGATGCGTAATCTCCTTCTTGGGATAGCCCCCATTCCTTATGAAAACGTATTCCGCATCCGTGGCGAAGCTAAGCCGGTGAAAGAGGCGGTTCGTTACTCCGAATTGGTGAAACAGCAACTGCCATACAGATTGGGCTGGCCTGAGTTTGACATTGTACTGCTTGGAGCGGGAGACGACGGGCATACTTCCTCTATTTTTCCAGGACAGGAGAATCTCTTGACTTCCACTTCCAGTTATGTAGTCAGTATTCATCCCTGCAACGGACAGAAGCGTATTGCAATGACCGGATATCCTATTCTGAATGCCCGTCATGTTATTTTTCTGATTACCGGAAAGAATAAGGCGGATGTGGTGGAGGAAATCTGTAATTCGGGAGATACGGGTCCTGCGGCTTATATCGCTCATCATGCACAGAATGTAGAACTGTTTATAGATAAAGGGGCTGCATCGTATATTGGGGATGCGAGTAAAGAGATACATTAA
- a CDS encoding TolC family protein produces MNMINVRRLTVIAFLGAGMLPGISAQNSSLQVDTLNETKLPAQWDLQSCIDYALEQNITIRKNRVTAASTQIDVKTAKAALFPSLSFSTSQQVVNRPYQESSSRVSGSEIISTNSKTSYNGNYGLNASWTLYNGSKRLKTIQQEKLNNQVAELDVATSENSIQESIAQIYIQILYAAESVRVNENTLQVSIAQRDRGQELLNAGSIAKSDFAQLEAQVSTDRYQLVTAQATLQDYKLQLKQLLELDGENEMNIYLPALSDENVLSPLPAKRDVYVSALALRPEIEASKLNVNASELGIDIAKSGYLPTVSLSAGIGTNHTSGSDFTFGEQVKNGWNNSIGLSVSVPIFNNRQTKSAVQKAKLQYETSMLSLLDEQKALYKTIEGLWLDANSAQQRYAAANEKLKSTQISYNLISEQFNLGMKNTVELLTEKNNLLQAQQEQLQAKYMAILNTQLLKFYQGDKLAL; encoded by the coding sequence ATGAATATGATAAACGTAAGAAGATTGACAGTGATAGCATTTTTAGGTGCAGGTATGCTGCCCGGCATATCTGCCCAAAATTCTTCTCTGCAAGTCGATACACTGAACGAAACAAAGCTTCCCGCTCAATGGGACTTGCAATCGTGTATCGACTATGCCCTTGAGCAGAATATTACGATTCGTAAAAATCGGGTTACTGCGGCAAGCACGCAGATTGATGTGAAGACAGCCAAGGCTGCCTTGTTCCCCAGCCTCTCTTTCTCTACCAGCCAGCAGGTTGTGAACCGACCGTATCAGGAATCAAGTAGCAGAGTCAGTGGCAGTGAGATTATCAGTACCAACAGTAAAACCAGTTACAATGGAAACTACGGACTAAATGCCTCGTGGACTCTTTATAATGGTAGCAAACGGCTGAAGACAATCCAACAGGAGAAACTGAACAATCAGGTAGCCGAACTGGATGTAGCGACTTCGGAGAACAGTATTCAGGAGTCTATTGCACAAATATATATTCAGATACTTTATGCAGCAGAGTCTGTCAGAGTAAATGAAAATACGCTGCAAGTCTCCATTGCACAGCGCGACCGCGGTCAGGAACTTCTGAATGCCGGAAGCATTGCCAAAAGCGATTTCGCACAATTGGAAGCGCAGGTCAGTACCGACCGTTACCAACTTGTCACAGCGCAAGCCACTCTGCAAGATTACAAATTACAACTGAAACAACTGCTCGAACTCGACGGGGAGAATGAAATGAACATCTATCTCCCCGCTCTGTCCGACGAGAATGTACTGTCTCCGTTGCCCGCCAAAAGAGATGTGTATGTGAGTGCCCTTGCCCTTCGTCCCGAAATCGAAGCGAGCAAACTCAATGTGAACGCTTCCGAATTGGGAATCGACATTGCCAAGTCCGGCTACCTTCCTACCGTCAGCCTCAGCGCGGGAATCGGAACGAATCATACCAGTGGTAGTGATTTCACTTTCGGCGAACAAGTAAAAAATGGCTGGAACAATTCCATCGGATTGTCTGTCAGCGTGCCTATTTTTAATAATCGACAGACAAAGAGTGCCGTACAGAAAGCCAAGTTACAATATGAAACGAGTATGCTGTCATTGCTCGACGAACAGAAAGCCTTATACAAAACGATTGAAGGACTTTGGCTCGACGCCAACAGTGCACAGCAACGCTATGCAGCAGCCAACGAGAAACTGAAAAGTACGCAAATCAGCTACAACCTGATTAGCGAGCAATTCAATCTGGGAATGAAAAATACAGTAGAACTTCTCACTGAAAAGAACAACTTGCTGCAAGCACAGCAAGAACAGCTTCAAGCCAAATATATGGCAATACTGAATACACAGTTGTTGAAGTTCTATCAAGGCGACAAACTAGCTTTGTAA
- a CDS encoding DUF4492 domain-containing protein, which produces MKNTLLSVWNFYLEGFRSMTLGRTLWIIILLKLFIMFFILKLFFFPDFLGDHPTDADKGTYVGNELIQRALPEKSTDF; this is translated from the coding sequence ATGAAGAATACACTACTTTCCGTCTGGAACTTCTACCTGGAAGGCTTTCGAAGTATGACTTTGGGGCGTACTCTGTGGATTATTATCCTTTTGAAATTATTCATCATGTTCTTTATTCTGAAGTTGTTCTTCTTCCCCGACTTTCTTGGCGACCACCCTACGGATGCCGACAAGGGAACGTATGTGGGAAATGAACTGATACAACGTGCTCTTCCCGAGAAATCTACTGATTTTTAA
- a CDS encoding ABC transporter permease, which produces MNGTNLFKIALRALANNKLRAFLTMLGIIIGVASVITMLAIGQGSKKSIQQQISEMGSNMIMIHPGADMRGGVRQDPSAMQTLKLADYEALRDETNFLSAISPNVSSSGQLIAGNNNYPASVNGVGTEYLDIRQLTVENGQMFTEADIQSSAKVCVIGKTIVDNLFPDGSDPVGKIIRFSKIPLRVVGVLKSKGYNSMGQDQDAVVLAPYTTVMKRLLAVTYLQGVFASALTEDMTDYATEEITEILRRNHKLKTSDDDDFTIRTQQELSTMLNSTTDLMTTLLACIAGISLVVGGIGIMNIMYVSVTERTREIGLRMSVGARGVDILSQFLIEAIMISITGGIIGVIIGCGASWIVKSVAHWPIYIQPWSVFLSFAVCTVTGVFFGWYPAKKAADLDPIEAIRYE; this is translated from the coding sequence ATGAATGGAACCAATTTATTTAAAATAGCTCTCCGGGCGTTGGCGAACAACAAGCTACGCGCTTTCCTTACCATGCTTGGCATCATTATCGGTGTCGCATCCGTCATCACGATGCTTGCCATTGGACAAGGCTCGAAGAAAAGTATCCAACAGCAGATATCCGAAATGGGCTCGAACATGATAATGATTCACCCGGGAGCTGATATGCGTGGAGGTGTCCGGCAAGATCCCTCTGCGATGCAGACCTTGAAACTGGCGGACTACGAAGCCTTACGCGATGAGACAAATTTCCTGTCTGCCATTAGTCCTAACGTATCTTCGTCCGGACAGCTCATCGCCGGAAACAATAACTACCCTGCCTCCGTCAACGGAGTAGGAACAGAATATCTCGACATCCGTCAGCTCACTGTCGAAAATGGACAGATGTTTACCGAAGCCGATATACAAAGCTCCGCCAAAGTATGCGTTATCGGAAAGACAATCGTAGATAACCTTTTCCCGGACGGTAGTGATCCCGTGGGAAAGATTATCCGTTTCAGCAAAATACCGCTTCGCGTGGTAGGTGTGCTCAAATCGAAAGGTTACAACTCTATGGGACAGGATCAGGACGCCGTCGTGCTTGCGCCTTACACCACAGTGATGAAACGCCTGCTCGCCGTCACTTACCTGCAAGGCGTCTTTGCTTCTGCCCTCACTGAAGATATGACGGACTATGCCACGGAGGAAATCACCGAAATTCTTCGCCGCAATCATAAGCTAAAAACCTCGGACGACGATGACTTCACGATCCGTACCCAACAAGAATTGAGTACAATGCTGAACTCTACCACCGACTTGATGACAACCCTGCTTGCCTGTATCGCCGGCATTTCATTGGTAGTGGGCGGTATCGGAATCATGAATATCATGTATGTATCCGTCACGGAACGTACCCGTGAAATCGGTCTGCGTATGTCCGTCGGAGCACGAGGCGTCGATATTCTGAGCCAATTTCTTATCGAAGCGATCATGATCAGTATCACCGGAGGTATCATCGGAGTCATTATCGGCTGCGGAGCCAGTTGGATAGTGAAAAGCGTGGCCCACTGGCCTATCTATATTCAGCCGTGGAGCGTTTTCCTTTCTTTCGCTGTCTGTACCGTCACCGGAGTCTTCTTCGGTTGGTATCCTGCAAAAAAAGCTGCAGATTTAGATCCGATTGAGGCAATCAGATACGAATAA